The region CCGCCTTGATCGCGGTCTCCACGCCCTCGGCGCCGGTATTCATCGGCAGCGCGCGCTCGAACCCCGTCATCTCGCACAGTTTCTGAAGGAACGGGCCCATGCGGTCGTTATGGAAGGCGCGCGACGTGAGCGTGAGCTTCTCCGCCTGCGCACGCAGCGCCTCGATGATGCGGGGGTGACGGTGTCCCTGGTTCACCGCGGAATAGGCGCTCAGCATGTCCAGATACCGGCGGCCCTCCACGTCCCACACCCACTCGCCCTCGCCGCGCTCGATCACGACGGGAAGCGGGTGGTAGTTGTGCGCGCTCCACGTGTCGACCTGAGAGATGTAATCGCTGGTGTTCATCGCTTCCTCATTGGGCTGCCGAGCAATCCTCGGCCCGCGGTTGGACCTGAACCCCGTCGGGGGACGGGGACCGTTCTCGCCGGCTCGAACCGGACCTGAGAGAGTAGACGAAAGGCCTACGCCCGACAAGGCGATCCGGGCGGGTGTCCCCGTCGGTCCCGGTCCCCGCGGCGGGCTGCTACCTTGGGCGCATGAGCGACGCCTCCGTCATCCCCGACTTTGCCGAATTCTCCCGCCTCGCCGAACCCGGGCGCCTTGTCCCGGTCGCGATGGAGATTCCGTTCGACCTCGACACGCCGGTGACCGCGTTCGCGAAGCTCCGGCGCGGACCGTTCTCCTTCCTGCTCGAGTCCGTGGAGGGGGGGGAACGCTGGGCGAGGTTCAGCTTCCTCGGCTCGGAGCCGCGGGAGGCCTGGCGGCTCGACGGTCCGGAGGTCCGGCTGTGGACGCCGGGCGCGGGCTGGGGAGCGCCCGAAGCCACGAGCGATCCCTTCGGCGCCTTCGAGTCCTGGATCACGCGGTATGAACCGGTCGAAGTCCCTGCCCTGCCGCGGTTCTGGGGCGGCGCGGTCGGTTTCTTCGGCTACGACACGGTGCGCTGGCTCGAGCGCCTGCCGGACGCGCCGCCGGACGACCTCGGCGTGCCGGACGCCTGCTTCATGGCGACGGAGCGCATGCTCATCGTCGACAACCTGTATTCCCGCGCCTTTGCGGTGGCGCCGGTCCCGGTCGCGCCCGGAGACGACCCGGCCGAGTTGTACCGCGAGGCACTGGACGGGCTTGCCGACTGGGTGCGCGGCCTGCAAAACCCGCACGGGCTGGGGCCGCTCGGAAACGGCAGGGCGCGCACGCCGGAGGTGGCCGGAAACCGCTCGCGGGACGACTACGAGGCGGCCGTCGAGCGGATCCGCGAGTACATCGTGGCGGGCGACGCGTACCAGGTCGTGGTCTCGCAGCGCGCCGGCGCCCGTTACGACGGCGACCCTCTCGAGCTTTACCGCGCGCTCCGCCGCAGCAACCCGTCGCCTTACCTCTTCTTCATCGAACTGGACGGCATGCGCCTCATCGGCTCCTCCCCCGAGACGCTGGTCCGGGTCGAAGACGGGATCGTGACCGTGCGCCCGATCGCCGGGACGCGGCCGCGCGGCGCCACGCCGCCGGAGGACGAGCGGCACGCGCGCAACCTGCTCGCCGACGAGAAGGAGCGGGCGGAACACCTCATGCTGGTGGATCTCGGCCGCAACGATGTGAGCCGCGTGGCCCGTCCCGGCTCCGTCGAGGTGTCGCGCTTCATGGAGATCGAGCGCTACAGCCACGTCATGCACCTCGTGAGCGAGGTGGCGGGGTCGCTGGCGGACGGAGCCGACGCCGTCGAAGCGTTCAAGGCCTGCTTTCCGGCCGGCACGCTCACCGGCGCCCCGAAGGTGCGCGCCATGGAGATCCTGGACGAACTCGAGCCGACCCGCCGCGGACCCTACGGCGGAGCGGCCGGCTACGTCGGCTACGGCGCGACGAGCCTCGACATGGCGATCGTCATCCGCACACTGCTCTCCGTCGGCAGCCGCGTGTACGCCCAGGCGGGAGCGGGAATCGTCTACGACTCCGAACCCGCGCGCGAGTGGGAAGAGACCCGCCACAAGGCCCGCGTCCTCCTCGAGGCCCTCACCAAAGTCTAGCCGCCCTCACGAAAGTCCCGTTACAGGCGGGCGAGGCGGTCTTCGCGGGCGACGATGGGGTCGACCTGGTCGGCGTACTCCTTGGCGTAGGCGAGGGCTTCTTCGAGCGCCTCCGTACGCGTTCCGGCGAAGCGCTGGCCCACGGCGGCGCTCATCGCCCGGCCGGGGCCCGACGCCGCCGCCACCTCCCAGACCTCCGGCCCGCCGCGCAACGCCGCCCGCCGGCCCGCCCGGGTCTCCCGGAATTCGATCTGCGGGAATCTCTGCAGCGCGAGCCACTCCAGGAGGATGTTCCTGAGTCCCTCCGACGGAGTCCATTGCTGCTCAAGGAAGACGCGTTCGAGTTCCGACTCGGCGTCGCGCGACACACGGGTGCAGAGGGGGCGGGGCAGGGGCATGTATACATGGTATACCATCGTTCGGAGGTATGCCAGTTCGAGCCGAACCCGCGGCGCGCCGGCAGATCGCGATGTCACCCTTTTTCCGTTCGTGGCGTCTACGGGTGTATGGCGGGGGCGCGCTGCTCCCGGATTCGGCCTTGGACAGGAGACAACGCGACC is a window of Candidatus Palauibacter australiensis DNA encoding:
- a CDS encoding anthranilate synthase component I family protein; translated protein: MSDASVIPDFAEFSRLAEPGRLVPVAMEIPFDLDTPVTAFAKLRRGPFSFLLESVEGGERWARFSFLGSEPREAWRLDGPEVRLWTPGAGWGAPEATSDPFGAFESWITRYEPVEVPALPRFWGGAVGFFGYDTVRWLERLPDAPPDDLGVPDACFMATERMLIVDNLYSRAFAVAPVPVAPGDDPAELYREALDGLADWVRGLQNPHGLGPLGNGRARTPEVAGNRSRDDYEAAVERIREYIVAGDAYQVVVSQRAGARYDGDPLELYRALRRSNPSPYLFFIELDGMRLIGSSPETLVRVEDGIVTVRPIAGTRPRGATPPEDERHARNLLADEKERAEHLMLVDLGRNDVSRVARPGSVEVSRFMEIERYSHVMHLVSEVAGSLADGADAVEAFKACFPAGTLTGAPKVRAMEILDELEPTRRGPYGGAAGYVGYGATSLDMAIVIRTLLSVGSRVYAQAGAGIVYDSEPAREWEETRHKARVLLEALTKV